The DNA region CAGGCAGCATGAGCGGCATCTAGGCTTTCATACTGGATATAGGCCCAACTATCACCTTTGCGGTAGTCTATGGTGCGTATAGTGCCAAATCGGTCAAATTCTCGTGCCAGGGCAGCAAGAGGCACCCAAGGTCCCAGGCCACCTACCCAGAGGCGGGTGGTGGGTGTAGCTTTACCATAACCAATTTTGATAGGATTCCGGATTATAATCTTGCCAGACATTGCTACTTTGGCTCGGTGAGACATGTCTAGGTTCTCAAATTTGAGAAAGCCGTAGGTACTGGTCTGGCCCCGAGAAGGCCTCTTGATGTCTACTTCGGTGATGACTCCGAAGCGATCAAAGGCCCTCCTTAGATCGCTCTCGGTCACAGTGATGTCCAGGTTGCCCAGGAAAAGCGTCCTGTTAGCTCGCTGATCATCCTCCGGTGAGATCTCATCCACTTCTCTGAAAGGAGCAGCACCTGCTCCAGCGCCCACCCGGGGCTCGAGGTTGTAGGCCGGGCGCACTCTCTCATAGAACGGGTAGTCCCGCTCCCGCTCCAGGTCCCGGGGCaagggtggcggcggcggcgggggcaggCGGCCAAGGGCCAACTGCTGCAATCGGTAGTCTCTGTATCCTAAGGCCGCCCCGCCGGGGGACAGTGATCTCTGGCCTCCGCCCCCTCCGCCCGGGGCGTGCCGGTGGCCGCCGACCGAGGCCCCGACCACGCTGGAGGACGGCGGGTAAGAATCCTTGTCCAGGGGGGAGCGGCTGCGGCGCCGGCTCACGTACACGGCTTCTATCTTCAGGGGCCGGTCATAGAGCACCAGGCGGCCTCTGGCATGCTTGGCCGCCCGCGCGTCCTCTGACCGCCGGAAGTTCACAAAGGCGACGCGCTCGTCCCCGCCGCCCGAACCCGAGAGATGGCTGATTTTGACACTCACATCACCGAAGCGTTTGAACTCGTGGAACAGCCCGTCCTCCACCGCTTCGTCACTCAGCTGGGACCCCAGCTCGCTGATCTTCAGGGTCTTGTACTCGCCGCCGTCGGCAGCGGAGGAGGCGGCCCCCGAGGAACGTGACTCCCCGCCTCCACCTCGGGAGCTGCCGCGCGACTCGCCCCCGCCCGAGGAATTTTTAGCGCTCGGGGAGCTGTAACTGTGCAAGCGGCTACTGGAGCTGCCCCCTCCCGTGTCATACTCGCGGCTGCCGCCTCGGCTGCTGGACTTGTCGAGATGGAGGCTGCGCCGcgacccgccgccgccgccgtcggTCTTACCGCTGCTGCTCCCATTGCTGCCGCCAGAGCCCCCTAACTTCTTGCTCCGCTCCCCACGGGAAGTCGAATCCTCACCACCACGGGAGCGCTTGGATTTGACTGGAGAGCGCTCTTTCCCCTTCATTGCTGCGGGTCGCCGGAGGTCGTCTCCGCGGAGCTGAAGAACCCGCCGCCCCGCGCTGGTTTCACACAGCGGAACCGCATGCCGCCATCTTGGGCTCCGCCGCTGCAAAGGATCCCGCCCCGCCGCCTCCATTGGCCAAGTAGCTCCCCTCTTCTACAGCCTCATTGGGAAAACTACTTGTCTGTCTTTACATCTCCCCGCGCTCCGGGAAGGCGCCCGCCCGGCCACTGTTATTGGGTTCCCAACGCCTCAGTCGGAGTACCTCATTGGCTACATTCGTTGTCCATCTTAACGGTTCCTCGCGCCAGGCTGTAGCTCCGCCCCTCGCACTCTGTGGTCACCTGAGCCAAAGTCTGGAGGCGTTGATTGGACAAGAAGTGTGCCCTGTAACGGTACTTCTGGCTCCGGAAAGCAATGATCCCACCTCCTCATCCCTTTTATTGGTTTTCGACCCCGTCCTTTAATCCACTACTCGGAAGGTCGGGCCATCTTTTCTGGCGTTTTCTTCCCCTCAGAGGCCGCCTCACAGCGATCTCGCGCGAAAGAGCTCTCCCTCTTTCGATCCCTTTTTCCAACTCCTTTGGCGGCTGAGAGAAGTTTAAATCTGATTG from Myotis daubentonii chromosome 18, mMyoDau2.1, whole genome shotgun sequence includes:
- the RBM15 gene encoding RNA-binding protein 15 isoform X1; this translates as MEAAGRDPLQRRSPRWRHAVPLCETSAGRRVLQLRGDDLRRPAAMKGKERSPVKSKRSRGGEDSTSRGERSKKLGGSGGSNGSSSGKTDGGGGGSRRSLHLDKSSSRGGSREYDTGGGSSSSRLHSYSSPSAKNSSGGGESRGSSRGGGGESRSSGAASSAADGGEYKTLKISELGSQLSDEAVEDGLFHEFKRFGDVSVKISHLSGSGGGDERVAFVNFRRSEDARAAKHARGRLVLYDRPLKIEAVYVSRRRSRSPLDKDSYPPSSSVVGASVGGHRHAPGGGGGGQRSLSPGGAALGYRDYRLQQLALGRLPPPPPPPLPRDLERERDYPFYERVRPAYNLEPRVGAGAGAAPFREVDEISPEDDQRANRTLFLGNLDITVTESDLRRAFDRFGVITEVDIKRPSRGQTSTYGFLKFENLDMSHRAKVAMSGKIIIRNPIKIGYGKATPTTRLWVGGLGPWVPLAALAREFDRFGTIRTIDYRKGDSWAYIQYESLDAAHAAWTHMRGFPLGGPDRRLRVDFADTEHRYHQQYLQPLPLTHYDLVTDAFGHRAPDPLRGARDRTPPLLYRDCDRDLYSDSDWVPPPPPVRERSTRTAPTSVPAYEPLDSLDRRRDGWSLDRDRGDRDLPSSRDQPRKRRLPEDSGGRHLDRSPESDRPRKRHCVPSPDRSPDLSSSRDRYNSDNDRSSRLLLLERPSPIKDRRGSLEKSQGDKRDRKNSASVERDRKHRTAAPTEGKSPLKKEDRSDGSAASTSTVSSKLKPPSQKQDGGTAPAAAASPKLCLAWQGMLLLKNSNFPSNMHLLQGDLQVASSLLVEGSSGGKVAQLKITQRLRLDQPKLDEVTRRIKVAGPNGYAILLAVPGSSDGRSSSSATSDTATSTQRPLRNLVSYLKQKQAAGVISLPVGGNKDKENTGVLHAFPPCEFSQQFLDSPAKALAKSEEDYLVMIIVRAEALLAAAQILYVLSKKQGDHHFDLPRCVNSEGSLVLL
- the RBM15 gene encoding RNA-binding protein 15 isoform X2 codes for the protein MEAAGRDPLQRRSPRWRHAVPLCETSAGRRVLQLRGDDLRRPAAMKGKERSPVKSKRSRGGEDSTSRGERSKKLGGSGGSNGSSSGKTDGGGGGSRRSLHLDKSSSRGGSREYDTGGGSSSSRLHSYSSPSAKNSSGGGESRGSSRGGGGESRSSGAASSAADGGEYKTLKISELGSQLSDEAVEDGLFHEFKRFGDVSVKISHLSGSGGGDERVAFVNFRRSEDARAAKHARGRLVLYDRPLKIEAVYVSRRRSRSPLDKDSYPPSSSVVGASVGGHRHAPGGGGGGQRSLSPGGAALGYRDYRLQQLALGRLPPPPPPPLPRDLERERDYPFYERVRPAYNLEPRVGAGAGAAPFREVDEISPEDDQRANRTLFLGNLDITVTESDLRRAFDRFGVITEVDIKRPSRGQTSTYGFLKFENLDMSHRAKVAMSGKIIIRNPIKIGYGKATPTTRLWVGGLGPWVPLAALAREFDRFGTIRTIDYRKGDSWAYIQYESLDAAHAAWTHMRGFPLGGPDRRLRVDFADTEHRYHQQYLQPLPLTHYDLVTDAFGHRAPDPLRGARDRTPPLLYRDCDRDLYSDSDWVPPPPPVRERSTRTAPTSVPAYEPLDSLDRRRDGWSLDRDRGDRDLPSSRDQPRKRRLPEDSGGRHLDRSPESDRPRKRHCVPSPDRSPDLSSSRDRYNSDNDRSSRLLLLERPSPIKDRRGSLEKSQGDKRDRKNSASVERDRKHRTAAPTEGKSPLKKEDRSDGSAASTSTVSSKLKPPSQKQDGGTAPAAAASPKLCLAWQGMLLLKNSNFPSNMHLLQGDLQVASSLLVEGSSGGKVAQLKITQRLRLDQPKLDEVTRRIKVAGPNGYAILLAVPGSSDGRSSSSATSDTATSTQRPLRNLVSYLKQKQAAGVISLPVGGNKDKENTGVLHAFPPCEFSQQFLDSPAKALAKSEEDYLVMIIVRAGEQWMKIRKSKL
- the RBM15 gene encoding RNA-binding protein 15 isoform X3 gives rise to the protein MEAAGRDPLQRRSPRWRHAVPLCETSAGRRVLQLRGDDLRRPAAMKGKERSPVKSKRSRGGEDSTSRGERSKKLGGSGGSNGSSSGKTDGGGGGSRRSLHLDKSSSRGGSREYDTGGGSSSSRLHSYSSPSAKNSSGGGESRGSSRGGGGESRSSGAASSAADGGEYKTLKISELGSQLSDEAVEDGLFHEFKRFGDVSVKISHLSGSGGGDERVAFVNFRRSEDARAAKHARGRLVLYDRPLKIEAVYVSRRRSRSPLDKDSYPPSSSVVGASVGGHRHAPGGGGGGQRSLSPGGAALGYRDYRLQQLALGRLPPPPPPPLPRDLERERDYPFYERVRPAYNLEPRVGAGAGAAPFREVDEISPEDDQRANRTLFLGNLDITVTESDLRRAFDRFGVITEVDIKRPSRGQTSTYGFLKFENLDMSHRAKVAMSGKIIIRNPIKIGYGKATPTTRLWVGGLGPWVPLAALAREFDRFGTIRTIDYRKGDSWAYIQYESLDAAHAAWTHMRGFPLGGPDRRLRVDFADTEHRYHQQYLQPLPLTHYDLVTDAFGHRAPDPLRGARDRTPPLLYRDCDRDLYSDSDWVPPPPPVRERSTRTAPTSVPAYEPLDSLDRRRDGWSLDRDRGDRDLPSSRDQPRKRRLPEDSGGRHLDRSPESDRPRKRHCVPSPDRSPDLSSSRDRYNSDNDRSSRLLLLERPSPIKDRRGSLEKSQGDKRDRKNSASVERDRKHRTAAPTEGKSPLKKEDRSDGSAASTSTVSSKLKPPSQKQDGGTAPAAAASPKLCLAWQGMLLLKNSNFPSNMHLLQGDLQVASSLLVEGSSGGKVAQLKITQRLRLDQPKLDEVTRRIKVAGPNGYAILLAVPGSSDGRSSSSATSDTATSTQRPLRNLVSYLKQKQAAGVISLPVGGNKDKENTGVLHAFPPCEFSQQFLDSPAKALAKSEEDYLVMIIVRAKLVNSG